One part of the Bradyrhizobium sp. CB1650 genome encodes these proteins:
- the flgF gene encoding flagellar basal-body rod protein FlgF encodes MQNALLIGLSRQMTLERQMDVIANNVANANTNGFKADHSLFEEYLNSNAREDNFIGSDRRVSYVQDRGTFRDVGQGPMEATNNPLDMAISGNAYFAVQANGGERYTRDGKFSLNSTGQLVTSDGNLVLGTGGPITFQPTDHDINVAPDGTVTVLEGTAKTDSIRGKIRMVSFDDPTKLTKLGANLYDTGSATQQADTKSTVQQGYIEKSNVNSVGEMSRMVEVMRSYTAIANLLQQQSDLHKSAIEKLADVPA; translated from the coding sequence ATGCAGAACGCGCTTCTGATCGGCCTGTCACGGCAGATGACGTTGGAACGGCAGATGGATGTCATCGCCAACAACGTCGCCAATGCCAACACCAACGGCTTCAAGGCCGATCATTCGCTGTTCGAGGAATATCTCAACTCGAACGCGCGTGAGGACAATTTCATCGGCTCCGACCGCCGCGTCTCCTATGTGCAGGACCGCGGCACCTTCCGCGACGTCGGCCAGGGGCCGATGGAGGCGACCAACAACCCGCTCGACATGGCGATCAGCGGCAACGCCTATTTCGCCGTGCAGGCCAATGGCGGCGAGCGCTACACCCGCGACGGCAAATTCTCGCTCAACAGCACCGGCCAGCTCGTCACCTCCGACGGCAACCTCGTGCTCGGCACCGGCGGCCCGATCACCTTCCAGCCGACCGACCACGACATCAACGTCGCTCCGGACGGCACCGTCACGGTGCTCGAGGGTACGGCAAAGACCGATTCGATCCGCGGCAAGATCCGCATGGTGTCGTTTGACGATCCGACCAAGCTGACCAAGCTCGGCGCCAATCTCTATGACACCGGCAGCGCCACCCAGCAGGCCGACACCAAGTCCACCGTGCAACAGGGCTACATCGAGAAGTCGAACGTGAACTCGGTCGGCGAGATGAGCCGCATGGTCGAGGTGATGCGCAGCTACACCGCCATCGCCAACCTGCTGCAGCAGCAGAGCGACCTCCACAAATCGGCGATCGAGAAGCTCGCCGACGTTCCGGCCTGA
- the fliL gene encoding flagellar basal body-associated protein FliL → MAENEAEGGAAAEGAEAAAPKNKLKLIIMAVGLLAVLGAGAASWFFFHHGDDEHHAEAAPPPKPPAFVDVPDMMVNLAGAPGERVQYLRLKIVLELNEEKQIEAIKPTMPRVTDIFQTYVRELRPSDLNGSAGIFRLKEELTKRVNAAVAPIQVSAVLFKEVVVQ, encoded by the coding sequence ATGGCAGAGAATGAAGCGGAAGGTGGCGCAGCCGCTGAGGGCGCGGAAGCCGCTGCACCGAAGAACAAGCTCAAGCTGATCATCATGGCCGTCGGCCTGCTCGCCGTCCTCGGCGCCGGCGCTGCGAGCTGGTTCTTCTTCCACCATGGCGACGACGAGCATCATGCCGAGGCGGCGCCGCCGCCGAAGCCGCCGGCCTTCGTCGACGTGCCCGACATGATGGTCAACCTCGCCGGCGCCCCCGGCGAGCGCGTGCAATATCTGCGGCTGAAGATCGTGCTGGAACTGAACGAAGAGAAGCAGATCGAGGCGATCAAGCCGACGATGCCGCGCGTCACCGACATCTTCCAGACCTATGTCCGGGAATTGCGGCCCTCCGACCTCAACGGCTCGGCCGGCATCTTCCGCCTCAAGGAGGAGCTGACCAAGCGCGTCAATGCGGCGGTCGCGCCGATCCAGGTCAGCGCGGTGCTGTTCAAGGAAGTCGTGGTGCAGTGA
- a CDS encoding flagellar protein FlbB — protein sequence MKSFRNIRVIPVVLLAVAGLATLKVAGLVINGGYVFDYQPNPTKKSWAEENLNFPTGREDPDITGSTHGAPKEAPKPAAPETKPEGTAVKLEENQAQVSASERAILERLQARRQEIESRQREIDIRESLLKSAEKRIESKVEEMKAVESRISATAAEQKAAEAQRMKGLVIMYEGMKPKDAARVFDRLEMSVLIEIASQIAPRKMSDIMGLMSPEAAERLTVEMARRAGGGDQSASAADLPKIDGKPTQKPN from the coding sequence ATGAAGTCCTTTCGTAACATCCGCGTCATTCCCGTCGTGCTGCTCGCGGTCGCAGGTCTCGCCACGCTGAAGGTGGCGGGCCTCGTGATCAACGGCGGCTATGTGTTCGATTACCAGCCGAATCCAACGAAGAAATCCTGGGCCGAGGAGAATCTGAATTTCCCGACCGGGCGAGAGGACCCTGATATCACCGGATCGACGCATGGAGCGCCGAAAGAGGCCCCCAAGCCGGCCGCGCCCGAGACCAAACCGGAGGGCACTGCGGTCAAGCTGGAGGAGAACCAGGCGCAGGTCTCGGCCTCGGAGCGCGCCATCCTCGAGCGCCTGCAGGCGCGCCGCCAGGAGATCGAGTCCCGGCAGCGCGAGATCGACATCCGCGAGAGCTTGCTGAAGTCGGCCGAGAAGCGAATCGAATCCAAGGTCGAGGAGATGAAGGCGGTGGAGTCCCGCATCTCCGCGACCGCGGCCGAACAGAAGGCCGCCGAAGCCCAGCGCATGAAGGGCCTCGTCATTATGTATGAGGGCATGAAGCCGAAGGATGCCGCACGGGTGTTCGACCGGCTCGAGATGAGCGTGCTGATCGAGATCGCCTCGCAGATCGCCCCGCGAAAGATGTCGGATATCATGGGCTTGATGTCGCCCGAAGCCGCCGAGCGGCTGACGGTCGAAATGGCGCGCCGTGCCGGCGGCGGAGATCAATCCGCGTCCGCCGCCGATCTCCCCAAGATCGACGGCAAGCCGACGCAAAAGCCGAACTGA
- the fliM gene encoding flagellar motor switch protein FliM, whose translation MAGNDAVDQDAIAAQWEASLDSEDPAEAAKAAAENELSETMALQWAAMVEDGSRDLGNGKNSGERVLSQEEIDNLLGFAVGDVTLDDHSGIRAIIDSAMVSYERLPMLEIVFDRLVRLLTTSLRNFTSDNVEVSLDRITSVRFGDYMNSIPLPAVLSVFKAEEWENFGMATVDSNLIYSMIDVLLGGRRGTSQLRIEGRPYTTIETELVKRLVQVVLTDAEQAFRPLSPVTFTIDRLETNPRFAAISRPANAAILVRLRIDMEDRGGNIELLLPYATIEPIRGVLLQMFMGEKFGRDPIWEGHFATEIVQAEIAVDAVLYEAEIPLKQLMRLKVGDTLPLEMRADANVTVRCGNVMLTEGRMGRVGDRVAIRVTKPLRKPGTTLAMFEKVDEQNRMMEAP comes from the coding sequence ATGGCGGGCAACGATGCAGTCGACCAGGATGCCATAGCCGCCCAATGGGAGGCCTCGCTTGATTCCGAGGATCCCGCGGAGGCCGCGAAGGCTGCTGCCGAGAACGAACTATCGGAGACCATGGCCCTGCAATGGGCCGCCATGGTCGAAGACGGCAGCCGCGATCTCGGCAACGGCAAGAACTCAGGCGAACGCGTGCTGTCGCAGGAGGAGATCGACAATCTCCTCGGCTTCGCGGTCGGTGACGTCACGCTGGATGACCATTCCGGCATCCGCGCGATCATCGATTCGGCGATGGTCTCCTACGAGCGCCTGCCGATGCTCGAAATCGTCTTCGACCGCTTGGTGCGGTTGTTGACGACAAGCTTGCGCAATTTCACTTCGGACAATGTCGAAGTGTCGCTCGACCGCATCACCTCGGTGCGCTTCGGCGACTACATGAACTCGATCCCGCTGCCGGCCGTGCTCTCGGTGTTCAAGGCCGAGGAGTGGGAAAACTTTGGAATGGCCACGGTCGATTCCAACCTGATCTACTCGATGATCGACGTGCTGCTCGGCGGCCGCCGCGGTACGAGCCAGCTCCGCATCGAGGGCCGTCCCTACACCACGATCGAGACCGAGCTGGTCAAGCGGCTGGTCCAGGTGGTGCTGACCGACGCCGAGCAGGCGTTCCGGCCTCTGTCGCCGGTCACCTTCACGATCGACCGGCTGGAGACCAATCCGCGCTTTGCCGCGATCAGCCGGCCCGCGAACGCCGCGATCCTGGTGCGCCTGCGCATCGACATGGAAGATCGTGGCGGCAACATCGAGCTGTTGCTGCCCTACGCGACCATCGAGCCGATCCGGGGCGTCCTGCTCCAGATGTTCATGGGCGAGAAGTTCGGCCGCGACCCGATCTGGGAAGGTCATTTCGCCACCGAGATCGTGCAGGCCGAGATCGCCGTCGATGCCGTGCTCTACGAGGCCGAGATTCCGCTCAAGCAACTGATGCGGCTGAAGGTCGGCGACACGCTGCCGCTGGAAATGCGCGCCGACGCCAACGTGACCGTGCGCTGCGGCAACGTCATGCTCACCGAGGGGCGGATGGGGCGGGTCGGTGACCGCGTCGCGATCCGCGTGACGAAACCCCTGCGCAAGCCAGGTACGACACTTGCGATGTTCGAGAAGGTGGACGAACAGAACAGGATGATGGAGGCCCCATGA
- a CDS encoding DUF6468 domain-containing protein codes for MNHSLGMAIETLVAILLMLTIGYCILLNKRLTRLKADEHSLKAVIAELITATEIAERAIGGLKLAVRDVNENLGSQLAAATQMSDQLYKQLGEADNVVRRLSKIAIAARPVTNPETIAAPAAKPSSAKAVAAAAEAFSERRKSNGLAA; via the coding sequence ATGAACCACTCCCTGGGAATGGCGATCGAGACGCTGGTGGCTATCCTGCTGATGCTGACGATCGGCTACTGTATCCTGCTCAACAAGCGGCTGACACGGCTGAAGGCGGACGAGCACTCGCTGAAGGCGGTCATCGCCGAACTGATCACCGCGACGGAAATTGCCGAGCGCGCGATCGGCGGGCTGAAGCTCGCCGTGCGCGACGTCAACGAGAATCTCGGCAGCCAGCTCGCGGCCGCGACCCAGATGTCCGACCAGCTCTACAAGCAGCTCGGCGAGGCCGACAACGTGGTGCGCCGCCTTTCCAAGATCGCGATCGCCGCGCGCCCCGTGACCAATCCGGAAACGATCGCCGCGCCGGCGGCCAAGCCGTCGTCGGCGAAGGCGGTGGCGGCTGCGGCCGAAGCGTTTTCCGAACGCAGAAAGTCCAACGGTCTCGCCGCATGA